A window from Chlamydiota bacterium encodes these proteins:
- a CDS encoding zinc ribbon domain-containing protein codes for MPTYEYECRKCGRFDRFQRITAKPLKACPRCGAAVKRLIGAGAGIIFKGHGFYATDYRSHGYRAAEKKEKDASGTKKDSKKDSPSPAAAGA; via the coding sequence ATGCCAACCTACGAGTACGAGTGCCGAAAGTGTGGACGCTTCGACCGGTTTCAGCGGATCACCGCGAAACCGTTGAAGGCGTGCCCCCGCTGCGGCGCCGCCGTGAAACGTCTCATCGGCGCGGGCGCCGGCATCATCTTCAAGGGCCACGGTTTCTACGCGACCGACTACCGAAGCCACGGGTATCGGGCCGCGGAGAAAAAGGAGAAGGATGCCAGCGGCACCAAGAAGGACTCGAAAAAAGACTCCCCCTCGCCGGCCGCGGCAGGCGCCTGA
- a CDS encoding family 10 glycosylhydrolase — translation MPSFPVNGGHPTAGLVPAARPSAGRRRHAAARHALLFCAFAACASASPRLRPRPPERPREMRGIWAECEGANATLSSRARIEEMFRRLEEAGVNTVFLQVYRGDKAWYRSGIADAGPYDAFYSREKACPLRLAIDMAHARGMQLHAWVNVFRVWGGRDAKTIQALGKGAMTRDRSGKSILDYPRHALPDGGYWLDPGDPVARRHLLRVVRELLERYPDLDGIHLDYARYPFDEKGKTDFGYGSASVAAFKKAAGAAPSRRTAAARARWDGWRRDQVTLFVGGAKRLTGKRGKALSVAVVADEKKCRESTFQDWRRWLGEGLVDFVVPMNYSADRALVRARAEKALSAAGAGKRVAVGLGAYKVLDSPAALAAQVGDCRRLGALGVVLFSYDNLAKRPGLFGYLGRKVF, via the coding sequence ATGCCTTCATTTCCCGTGAACGGCGGTCACCCGACGGCGGGGCTCGTCCCCGCTGCGCGTCCCTCCGCGGGGAGGCGGCGGCACGCCGCCGCCCGCCACGCGCTCCTCTTCTGCGCCTTCGCCGCCTGCGCCTCCGCCTCCCCCCGTCTCCGCCCGCGGCCGCCGGAGCGCCCCCGCGAGATGCGCGGGATTTGGGCGGAGTGCGAGGGCGCCAACGCCACGCTCTCCAGCCGCGCCAGGATCGAGGAGATGTTCCGGCGTCTGGAGGAGGCGGGCGTCAACACGGTGTTCCTGCAGGTCTACCGCGGGGACAAGGCGTGGTACCGTTCCGGGATCGCGGACGCGGGGCCGTACGACGCCTTTTATTCCCGGGAGAAGGCCTGCCCCCTGCGCCTGGCGATCGACATGGCGCACGCGCGGGGGATGCAGCTCCACGCATGGGTGAACGTGTTCAGGGTCTGGGGAGGACGGGACGCAAAGACGATACAGGCGCTCGGGAAGGGGGCGATGACCCGCGACCGGTCGGGGAAATCGATACTCGACTACCCCCGGCACGCGCTCCCCGACGGCGGCTACTGGCTCGATCCGGGCGACCCGGTCGCGCGCAGGCATCTCCTGCGCGTTGTGCGGGAGCTGCTGGAGCGATACCCGGACCTCGACGGCATCCACCTCGACTACGCGCGGTACCCGTTCGACGAGAAGGGGAAGACGGATTTCGGCTACGGGTCCGCAAGCGTGGCGGCGTTCAAGAAAGCCGCCGGCGCCGCCCCGAGTCGGCGTACGGCGGCGGCGCGGGCGCGCTGGGACGGGTGGCGGCGGGACCAGGTGACGCTGTTCGTCGGGGGGGCGAAGCGTCTGACGGGAAAACGGGGGAAGGCGCTCTCCGTGGCGGTCGTCGCCGACGAGAAGAAGTGCCGCGAGAGCACCTTCCAGGATTGGCGCCGCTGGCTCGGCGAGGGGCTCGTCGACTTCGTCGTGCCGATGAACTACAGCGCGGACCGGGCGCTGGTCCGCGCGCGCGCGGAGAAGGCGCTCTCGGCGGCCGGAGCGGGGAAGAGGGTCGCCGTCGGGCTCGGGGCCTACAAGGTGCTGGATTCCCCCGCGGCGCTCGCGGCGCAGGTCGGGGACTGTAGAAGGCTGGGGGCGCTCGGCGTGGTTCTTTTCTCCTACGACAACCTGGCCAAACGCCCGGGGCTGTTCGGGTATCTCGGGAGGAAGGTCTTTTAA
- a CDS encoding DUF4416 family protein, whose product MGAAREKGPVARVAALLCAAGEDPQLFLDALAGLWGAPGLVGAPIQFGFTDFYENEMGPDLVRRFVLFRDPAPADGLRDWKIEANALEGRFASGGRRRLNADPGYLDPGAVVVASVKDAASRVYLGKGIYAQPMLRFEAGSFRAWPWTYPDYASPEAIRFFNAARAACRDMFRQPVRGR is encoded by the coding sequence ATGGGCGCGGCAAGGGAGAAGGGGCCGGTCGCGCGCGTCGCCGCGCTGCTGTGTGCCGCGGGCGAGGACCCGCAGCTGTTCCTCGACGCCCTCGCCGGACTGTGGGGCGCCCCCGGACTCGTGGGCGCGCCGATACAGTTCGGTTTCACCGACTTCTATGAAAACGAGATGGGCCCCGATCTCGTCCGGCGCTTCGTCCTCTTCAGGGATCCCGCCCCGGCGGACGGCCTCCGGGACTGGAAGATCGAGGCCAACGCGCTGGAGGGGCGGTTCGCATCCGGGGGCAGACGGCGCCTGAACGCGGATCCCGGCTACCTGGATCCGGGCGCCGTCGTGGTGGCCTCCGTGAAGGACGCGGCCTCCCGGGTCTATCTCGGGAAGGGGATCTACGCGCAGCCGATGCTGCGCTTTGAGGCGGGAAGCTTCCGGGCGTGGCCCTGGACGTACCCCGACTACGCCTCGCCGGAGGCGATACGGTTCTTCAATGCGGCGCGGGCCGCATGCCGCGATATGTTTCGTCAGCCGGTGCGCGGTCGATAG